DNA sequence from the Caminibacter pacificus genome:
TCTTTGAATACTTTTTTAGTTCCGTTTTTACCTTCGAATTCGATAGCAACCGTCATATTTCTTGGAGCGATGAAACTTTGCTCGTTTTGATAGAAGTCGTTTTTATCCATATGAGCAACATAAGATTTGCTTGTAGGCTCAACAGGTTTCATCGGATGCGGATGCATTTTTGCGTATTCTTTTACAGGTTCCGCAAGTCTTCTATCAGAGTTTCCTTCTCTTAGTACAGGGTTTACGTTTGAACCTACGCATTTTAAATATTTAAGTCTGATTTTTTCTTCTTCAGCGTTTTGAGGTTCTTCCGGAAAATCAGGTAACGGATAACCTTGGCTTTGAAGTTCTTTAATTGTCGCTTTTAATTGAGGTACAGATGCAGAAATGTTCGGAAGTTTGATTACGTTTGCTTCCGGTTTTTTTACAAGCTCACCAAGATATGCAAGCTCGTCGCTTTGTCTTAGATTTTCAGGCAACATATCACTGAATTCCGCGATAACTCTTCCCGCAAGTGAAATATCTCTAAGTTCCCAATTAATTCCGGCATCTTTAGTAAACGCCTCCATAATTGGTAGTAGGCTGAACGTAGCTAAGTATGGAGCTTCGTCGATCTTCGTCCATACGATTGTTGGATTTGCCATATAAATCTCCTTTTTTTGGTTTTTTAAATTTTATCCTTTTCATAACAAAAAGTAACATTTTTAAGAGATTTTTTTTGGCGAGTGTTACTATTATAAACAGCTTATTTTTTACACCTGCGTATATTATTTACATGCGCTTTGTAACTCGTCGCAAAAAGATGATGATTCCCGCATTTATAAAAATAGAGATATTTCACTTTCGCAGGAAAAATAGCCGCAATTATCGCTTCTTTACTGACAACACAAACTGGTTTTGGAGGAAGTCCTTTGTATTTATAGGTATTGTATCTGCTTTTGTCGGTTTTGATTCTTTTGGCCGTTATCGGAGTGTGAGAATATTTGCCGTAATTAAGACTTCCGTCCATTTGTAAAGGCATTCCTTTTTTGAGTCTGTTGTATATGACGGCGGAGACGTATTTCATTTCGTTCGTATTTGCCGCTTCTTTTTGAATGATTGAAGCTATTATCAAATATTTTTCGTATCTTTTGTAATTCCAAACACCGAATATTTTTTTGCTGATATCCTTATGCCACTTCAGAGAAACATCATATAAAAGCTTACATAAGTCTTCTCTTTTCATACCGATAGGAAGATAATACGTATCGGGTTTTATAAAACCTTCTTCGATATTAGGACAATACATATTTTTGATTTTCAGTTTTTTTTCTATTTGTTTATAGATGAAATAGTTCGTCTCTCCCGGAATTATCATCACTTTTGCAAGAGCCGCTTTTGATTTTGTCAGTCTATATAAAAAATCAAGCTTAGTCATACGAGTCGATTTCAAATCTATCCAACCGGCCTGAGGATAACCGAACATTCTTATGAAGATTTTATCGATATATGATATGTCATACCCGCGATTATGGAGATATTTTATTGTATAATTAGTGTTACCTTTTGGTACATATATTATACGTTTTACATTTACTTCTCGTGTCAGATAAAAAAGGATAAAAATAATGAAAAGCAACAACGCTTCTATAAGCGCAATAATTTTTGTAATTTTATATTTTTCGTTTGCTGTTTTTATATCCATGTTTAAAGGCCTTCATTTTTATAATCTCAAATTTTCAACTCTTCGAATTAAACATCTTTTTATTAAAATCGACAAAAAGCTTATTTTAGAAGCTGATAATATCATAATTTTGCCAACAAACTACAAAACCGACATCACAAATCTTCATAAACAATTTTATTATATCTTTAACGTCTCTAAAATTTTCCAAAAAATAGATTTCAAAAACATTAAATATAAAAAAATTAAAGTAAAAGAGTTTTTGTTTCAAAACCACAAAATCACTCTCAAATCAAATCTATTAACACTAAACGGAACGATTATACCAAAGCACAACTATTCCGAACTTTTCATAAACGAAATAAAATATGCAAATTATAAAATCAAAGATTTAACCGGAAGTATAAAATATGAAAATAATATAAAAATTACAACTCGCTTCAGATTTCAAGATTTTTTATACAATCTAAAAGCAACACTTGCCGATAACATTATTACGGGTGTTTTATCCACAAAAGAGTCTCAAATACATTTTAATAAAATCAATATTTTCACAAAAAACCTAAACCTAAACTTCACTTATGACGTCCAAGCCAAAAAATATTTCGTCACCTCAAAATCAAACAGCCTTAAAATCCAAAAAAACAAAACTGAAATTCAGACAAAAAATCCGTTTTTCGATATCACAAACGATAAAGTTTCGTTCAAACTTTACGACACTCATCTAAAAGACGACTTTAAAATCGACTCCAAAAAAATAATAGGTACTTATTTTTTCAACTCCTATCTTTTCGCAAGAGCTTTTGATTCGACAATTTTTTACAAAAACGAAAAAATAGACGTCTCGTTTCTTGATATCTCATACAAAAATCTAAAAAACATAAACGCTATAATCAAAAATATAAAAATCCATAACAACGTCCAAGCAAGCACAAAAGTTTGCAAAGTAATAATCTATAACAATTACAAAAACATAAACTGCTCGAATAATAAATTCAAATATAAATTCATCTCTTTAACCACACAACTAATCCAACTACTAAATAACGACTTATCTTCAAAAACCATAACCGGAAAAATCAAAAACTTACCCATCACAATAACAAACACCAAAATAAACATTAAAGAAAAAACTCTAAATATAAACAAAATCAATCTAAATAACCTGATTTTTGATAATATCCATGCAAAAACAGATGATTTTAAAACTTATATCATCAAACTCCACACAAACGCCTCAATCGATAAACATCTAAAATCGACGCTAAAAGAATTCAATATCACAATCCCAATCACTCAACTCTCAGGCAAAAACGACCTAAACACAACGCTTATCTATTCTAAAAAATTGGATTATAATATTTCTATTTCTTCAAAAAAACCTATTATTCAATATAAAGACATCCTACTCTCAAGCGATAATCTTTTTGCAAAATACAGCTCGATTACAAAAAACGGAGAATTTAATACTACAAATCTTTATATCCCTTTTGACTTTTTAAAAATAAAAACTTCATTTAACGGCAAATATTTACAAAACAAATACTTAAACATTTACGCAAAAATAATTAATTTAAAACTTTTAAATCTCTTACATATCACAAACTACGACGAAAAAATTGCCGTTAATTTGAAAAGAAAAGTATTTTATTTGATAAACCTTGCGATTATGGGAGATTATGCTCATAATAGATTTTATTTTTACTCTCTAAAACAGATATTAAAATTCACTCCTTTTAGCGGAATTATCACAAACGGAACTTCGGTAATCAATATATATAAAAATTCGGTAAAAATATTACTTACTCTTTATCTTAAAAAACCTCTTGTTTTAAACAACAAACCGAGTAAAAACTCTATTTTTGCGATTATGGATATAGACAAAAACAATATAAAAATATACAACCAATTCGCTCACGTAAATATCCAAAACCTAAATAAACTCGACGCAACGATAAAAAACGCCGATATCAACGTAAATATGATTATAGATATCATCCATACGGTAACACCTCTGACTTCAAAGAAAAAAACTCAAAACAAAAATTCTAAATTCACAGCAAAAGTAGTCGGCATCAATACAAACTTTATTTATAACAAACACAAATTTTTATCTGAAAAATTCACCGTTAATTACGACAAAGAATTAAATATAACCTCAAAATATAAACAAAGCTCTCTTATAGGTTATACAAAACACAAATACTTTTTGCTTTCGGGAAAAAATTATTCAAAAAAAGAACTCGTACCATTGCTTGATATTTTTAATCATTTTTATAAAATCAATCTCGATTTCGTACTCGTAAAATCACCCGAAGATTTCTACACCGGAAAGGTTTATATCAATAAAGGAGTGGTAAAAGATTTAAAAGCGCTAAATAACTTAATTGCGTTTTTGAATACGATTCCATCTTTATTGTCCTTAAAATCTCCCGGATTTTCGGCCGAAGGATATAAAATCAAAAAAGGATACATCGACTTTCTTTATTACAAAAATATTTTATATTTCAAACAAATCAAAATTGACGGCGTTAATTTGGATTTTACGGGGAAAGGTTATATCGATTTTAATACGATGACTATGAATCTTAAAATTATGGCTTATATGAAACTAAACATCAAAAATATCCCTGTTATCGGAAAAGGACTTAGTTATTTACTTCTTGGAAAAGACGGAAGTATTGATGTTAAAGTAGTTGTCAGTGGAAAACTTGACGACCCGAAAGTTACTCAGGATTTAGGTACGAGTATAATAAAAACGCCTTTTGAATTGTTTAAAAGAGTAATTACGTTACCGTTTAATTTGTTTTAGGAGTAAAACGAAAGAAGATTATTTCTCCTCTTTCGTTTCAGGAACTAAGATAAGTTGGTAGTTTTCTTTTTTGATTACTACGCTTCTGTTTCTTGGAATTTGACCTTGTTGTTTTTTAAGAGTTTCAATCTCTTTTTGGAGTCTTTCAATCTCTTCTTTCAATTGAAGAATAATCTCAACTCCGGCTAAATTTACACCCAAGTCTCTTACAAGAGAGAGAATAAGCTTTAATCTGTCGATGTCTCTTTGAGAGTAAAGTCTCATTTTACCCTCTGTTCTGCTCGGCTTAATAAGCCCTTCTCTTTCATATTGTCTTAGAGTTTGCGGGTGGATATTAAGTATTTTACTTACAACACTAATTAGATATACCGGTTCATCATAACTATACATTTCTCACCTCCTTTCCCTGCTTACGCAGGATAATAAATGTTATGTTATGACGGGAGCTTTTCCTCCATCATTTTTGCAAGTTCGGGATCAAGCTCCTCAACTTTTGGCAATATCGGTCTTAATTCAAGATATAAATTTCCACCTTTAACTCCGTATCCTTTAACCCTAAGTTTCTGACAGCACTTAGAGTTTTTAGGAACTTTTACGTTGATATGACCTTTGAAAGTATCAACTCCGACTTTACCGCCGAACATCATTGTTTTTAAAGGTACGTCGATTTTTTTGTATAAATCGTCACCTTTTCTTTCCCATTCGTTTGAAGGCATAACTTCGATTTCGAGGATTAAATCTCCTCTTTTACCTTGGAAAGTTTTACCTTTTCCTCTAACTCTTAATTTTTGTCCCGTTCTTATGCCTTCAGGGATTTTGATTTTTATAGTCTCTCCGTTATAGTTAATCGGATAAACACCACCTGTTACAGCTATATCAAAAGGGATTTGAATTCTCGCATGGACGTCCAAATCTGGCGCAAATCCGCCTCCGAATCCATACTCGTCAAATCCGAAACCTCCGAAGCCAAAACCTCCTCTGCTTCTTCCAAAACCGCCGCCGAAAATAGAATTTAAAATCTCTTCTAAATCCACATCTTTATGTTGGCGATAGAAGTCTTGGAAGTTTTGACCGTTAAACATACTATCACCCATTGCATCATACTGCTTTCTTTTTTCAGGGTCTCCTAAAATTTCATAAGCAGTATTTATCTCTTTGAATTTCTCCTCGCATTCGGGCTTTTTACAAATATCAGGATGATATTTTCTTGCTAATTTTCTATATGCTTTTTTTATTTCGTCTTGCGTAGCGTTTTCGCTAACTCCAAGCACCTCATACAAACTTTTTGACATTTCCCCTCCTTAAACAATACTACACCAATTTTTCATATAGTAATTATATAATAAAATTGAGTAAATGTCAATCAATTTTATTAATTACAAAAATGTTAAGCTTATATTTTACAACAATAATATGACAAAAAAATTATATTTTCTAAATAAACAGACTAAACAAAAATAAAATATAAGATTTAATAAAGAAAAAAAGAGGAGAAATTAGAGGAATTTATTTAATAAATCAGTGATAGTTTTTTGAATCTTTTCAAGCGCTTCTTTACTTTTAGCTTCAAATCTCGTAACAAGTACCGGAGTCGTGTTACTTGCCCTAACAAGTCCCCAACCCTCTTGGAAAATAACTCTAACGCCGTCCACGTCGATAATATCTTTGATTTTTAATTCGCTTTTTCTTTTTTCAAGCTCTTCTTTTAGTTTTTTAACGATTTCGAATTTTTTATCTTCCGTTGTTTTTACTTTAAGTTCGTCAGTATTATATACTTGAGGCAGTTTTTCGTATTCGCCCGCAAAATCAAAACCTTCTTTAATTAGCTCCATAATTCTAAACGCTACATAAATAGCATCGTCAACACCGAAATATCTATCGTTAAAAAATATATGACCGCTAACTTCGGCCGCAAAATCGCAGTTTTCTTTTTTAAGCAATACTTTTAAGTTACTATGACCCGTTTTATACATAATAGCACGCCCGAACTTATTAATCTCGTCATACATCACTTGCGTCGCTTTTACTTCACTTATTACGCAAGGATTTTTCATCGTTTTTGCAAAAAAGTAAGCTAAAATATCGCCTTTGTAGTTATATTTTTTATCAAGAAAAGCGATTCTATCGGCATCTCCGTCAAACGCAAACGCAAAATCTCTTCCTTTTTTCAGTTCTTCTTTTACCCAGGCAAGATTCTCTTCTTCTGTAGGGTCGGGGTGGTGATTCGGGAAAGTTCCGTCGGGTTCTTCAAATAAAATCTCATAATTTTCAATACCTATTTTTTCCAAAAGCTCTCTTAAAACAACTCCGGCAACCCCGTTTCCGCAATCAAAAACGGCATTTAAATTCATTCCTTTTAAATGAGAAAACTGATTTGAAATATAATCGATATAATCAGCTTTTAAGTCGTATTTTATAACTTCGGTGTTTGTAGGGATATCTTCTTTTGAAGCTATAATCTCATCACCCAAAGCATAGATATCTTTTCCGTAAAACGGCGCTTTATCAACAGTTATTTTAAATCCGTTATATTCAGGAGGATTGTGTGAGCCGGTAATTTGGATGCTTCCTCCGATTTCAACAGGTCCGACATTTTCCAAACAAAGTTTTCTAAAGTTAGCAAAATAATTCGCACCCGTAGGTAACATACCTCCGCTTATTACTTTTTTTCCGGCATAATTAAGCCCGCTAACAAGCCAATCGTGAAGAATAGGAGAGTGAGTTCTTGCATCATAGCTTACAAAAACATAGTCGCCTTTTATCTTTTTTCCCAAATGATAACCGATTTTTTTTACGACATCTTCCGTTAAATCTTTTTGAAAAATCCCTCTTATGTCATATTCTCTAAAAATATGCTTCATCCGTTCTCCTTTTTATTTATTTTTTTCAAACTCTTTTTTAACATCTTCACCCTATTTTCCGTTTCTTTTCCCTACCTCTTGCGTATTTTTCCAATCTCCTCACAAACTCACCATTTCACCATTTCACTATTTCATTTTCTCACTTACCCACCACATAAGAGCGAATTTCGCGCCCGGTGTAATTACTTTACTCTCATCAAAAATAAACTCTTTAACTCTATTTTTTGGTAATTCGAAAATCTCAATATCTTCATCATCAATTCCGCCGCCGTTATGGACTTTTTCTTTTTGAGTCACTTCCACATAATAAATCGTTTGATTTGCCGCATTAGTTCCTACACTCGCCCATGTGGAAGTTATTTTTTGTATTTTGCTTGAGGGTACGTCATAACCGCACTCTTCCAAAACCTCTTCTCTTGCAATTTCCAAAGAGCATTTATCTTTATCGCACAGTCCCGCACAAAGTTCGTAAGTATATCCGTCGTTGTTTTTTAGATATACGGGCAGTCTAAATTGTTTTACCAAAATGATTGACTCCAAATCGATATCATAAATTAAAATAGCCACGCTATCCATAGAGTTACAAACTTCCCAGCGTCTTTTTTTCCCTTTATAATCAAAAAAAACTTCTTTTAAGCTTAAAAATTTTCCTTTACAAAGCTCATTTATTTTTTCGATTTTAATCATTAAAAAGTCCTTTTTCTTCTA
Encoded proteins:
- the mltG gene encoding endolytic transglycosylase MltG, which encodes MDIKTANEKYKITKIIALIEALLLFIIFILFYLTREVNVKRIIYVPKGNTNYTIKYLHNRGYDISYIDKIFIRMFGYPQAGWIDLKSTRMTKLDFLYRLTKSKAALAKVMIIPGETNYFIYKQIEKKLKIKNMYCPNIEEGFIKPDTYYLPIGMKREDLCKLLYDVSLKWHKDISKKIFGVWNYKRYEKYLIIASIIQKEAANTNEMKYVSAVIYNRLKKGMPLQMDGSLNYGKYSHTPITAKRIKTDKSRYNTYKYKGLPPKPVCVVSKEAIIAAIFPAKVKYLYFYKCGNHHLFATSYKAHVNNIRRCKK
- a CDS encoding AsmA-like C-terminal domain-containing protein produces the protein MKSNNASISAIIFVILYFSFAVFISMFKGLHFYNLKFSTLRIKHLFIKIDKKLILEADNIIILPTNYKTDITNLHKQFYYIFNVSKIFQKIDFKNIKYKKIKVKEFLFQNHKITLKSNLLTLNGTIIPKHNYSELFINEIKYANYKIKDLTGSIKYENNIKITTRFRFQDFLYNLKATLADNIITGVLSTKESQIHFNKINIFTKNLNLNFTYDVQAKKYFVTSKSNSLKIQKNKTEIQTKNPFFDITNDKVSFKLYDTHLKDDFKIDSKKIIGTYFFNSYLFARAFDSTIFYKNEKIDVSFLDISYKNLKNINAIIKNIKIHNNVQASTKVCKVIIYNNYKNINCSNNKFKYKFISLTTQLIQLLNNDLSSKTITGKIKNLPITITNTKINIKEKTLNINKINLNNLIFDNIHAKTDDFKTYIIKLHTNASIDKHLKSTLKEFNITIPITQLSGKNDLNTTLIYSKKLDYNISISSKKPIIQYKDILLSSDNLFAKYSSITKNGEFNTTNLYIPFDFLKIKTSFNGKYLQNKYLNIYAKIINLKLLNLLHITNYDEKIAVNLKRKVFYLINLAIMGDYAHNRFYFYSLKQILKFTPFSGIITNGTSVINIYKNSVKILLTLYLKKPLVLNNKPSKNSIFAIMDIDKNNIKIYNQFAHVNIQNLNKLDATIKNADINVNMIIDIIHTVTPLTSKKKTQNKNSKFTAKVVGINTNFIYNKHKFLSEKFTVNYDKELNITSKYKQSSLIGYTKHKYFLLSGKNYSKKELVPLLDIFNHFYKINLDFVLVKSPEDFYTGKVYINKGVVKDLKALNNLIAFLNTIPSLLSLKSPGFSAEGYKIKKGYIDFLYYKNILYFKQIKIDGVNLDFTGKGYIDFNTMTMNLKIMAYMKLNIKNIPVIGKGLSYLLLGKDGSIDVKVVVSGKLDDPKVTQDLGTSIIKTPFELFKRVITLPFNLF
- a CDS encoding heat shock protein transcriptional repressor HspR, whose translation is MYSYDEPVYLISVVSKILNIHPQTLRQYEREGLIKPSRTEGKMRLYSQRDIDRLKLILSLVRDLGVNLAGVEIILQLKEEIERLQKEIETLKKQQGQIPRNRSVVIKKENYQLILVPETKEEK
- a CDS encoding DnaJ domain-containing protein, whose protein sequence is MSKSLYEVLGVSENATQDEIKKAYRKLARKYHPDICKKPECEEKFKEINTAYEILGDPEKRKQYDAMGDSMFNGQNFQDFYRQHKDVDLEEILNSIFGGGFGRSRGGFGFGGFGFDEYGFGGGFAPDLDVHARIQIPFDIAVTGGVYPINYNGETIKIKIPEGIRTGQKLRVRGKGKTFQGKRGDLILEIEVMPSNEWERKGDDLYKKIDVPLKTMMFGGKVGVDTFKGHINVKVPKNSKCCQKLRVKGYGVKGGNLYLELRPILPKVEELDPELAKMMEEKLPS
- a CDS encoding phosphomannomutase/phosphoglucomutase encodes the protein MKHIFREYDIRGIFQKDLTEDVVKKIGYHLGKKIKGDYVFVSYDARTHSPILHDWLVSGLNYAGKKVISGGMLPTGANYFANFRKLCLENVGPVEIGGSIQITGSHNPPEYNGFKITVDKAPFYGKDIYALGDEIIASKEDIPTNTEVIKYDLKADYIDYISNQFSHLKGMNLNAVFDCGNGVAGVVLRELLEKIGIENYEILFEEPDGTFPNHHPDPTEEENLAWVKEELKKGRDFAFAFDGDADRIAFLDKKYNYKGDILAYFFAKTMKNPCVISEVKATQVMYDEINKFGRAIMYKTGHSNLKVLLKKENCDFAAEVSGHIFFNDRYFGVDDAIYVAFRIMELIKEGFDFAGEYEKLPQVYNTDELKVKTTEDKKFEIVKKLKEELEKRKSELKIKDIIDVDGVRVIFQEGWGLVRASNTTPVLVTRFEAKSKEALEKIQKTITDLLNKFL
- a CDS encoding NUDIX domain-containing protein, with translation MIKIEKINELCKGKFLSLKEVFFDYKGKKRRWEVCNSMDSVAILIYDIDLESIILVKQFRLPVYLKNNDGYTYELCAGLCDKDKCSLEIAREEVLEECGYDVPSSKIQKITSTWASVGTNAANQTIYYVEVTQKEKVHNGGGIDDEDIEIFELPKNRVKEFIFDESKVITPGAKFALMWWVSEKMK